One part of the Huiozyma naganishii CBS 8797 chromosome 13, complete genome genome encodes these proteins:
- the CRH1 gene encoding transglycosylase (similar to Saccharomyces cerevisiae CRH1 (YGR189C); ancestral locus Anc_5.159) — protein sequence MVSFTSRNKWVQAAALTLLVSAGSVAAETCNPLTSTTQCPADKALAGSISEQFSEGASKWFQDTGMPGNISYGSDGGATLTMQKQGDNPALLSSFYIMYGKVEVTMRAGAGQGIVSSFFLQSDDLDEIDLEWIGGDGTQFQSNYYSKGDVTTYDRGEFHGVSSPQTTFHTYTIDWARDKTVWSLDGVPVRTLTNDTSEGYPQSPMYIRLGIWAGGDPTNQPGTIEWAGGLTDFTQAPFSMDVSKIVVADYSSGDEYVYGDKSGTWQSIQAKNGAVYARYSEAQEEFAQLAAGGSIEHSSTIQQSSTSKASSTSVTSSTSKVTSTSKATSSVHSSAAPTSTSTSTSPKSSAHTSSVVSTKSTKKSSTPVSTKKSTTTTPSSRRTSTLTPTTSDTAPAEQRAVSSATSETPTSSSASSSASSSASSPATSSTTSASSTASVRASTGGAAPIIASTPAWQMLAAAAVAAAALV from the coding sequence ATGGTTTCATTCACGTCACGCAACAAATGGGTCCAAGCGGCCGCGCTGACTCTGCTGGTCTCTGCTGGTTCTGTTGCTGCGGAGACTTGCAACCCGCTCACGTCTACTACGCAGTGTCCAGCCGATAAGGCTCTCGCTGGGTCCATCAGTGAGCAGTTCTCCGAGGGTGCCTCGAAATGGTTCCAGGACACCGGGATGCCAGGGAACATCTCTTACGGTTCAGACGGTGGTGCGACTCTCACGATGCAGAAGCAGGGGGACAACCCTGCGCTGCTGTCCAGTTTCTACATCATGTACGGGAAGGTAGAAGTGACGATGCGTGCTGGTGCAGGGCAGGGGATTGTCTCGTCTTTCTTCCTACAGAGTGACGATCTCGATGAGATCGACTTGGAGTGGATAGGCGGTGACGGGACCCAGTTCCAGAGCAATTACTACTCGAAGGGGGACGTCACAACGTATGACCGTGGCGAGTTCCACGGCGTCTCGTCCCCACAGACCACTTTCCACACGTACACTATCGACTGGGCCCGGGACAAGACAGTTTGGTCCCTCGACGGTGTCCCCGTGAGGACACTCACGAACGACACGAGCGAGGGGTACCCGCAGTCGCCGATGTATATTAGGTTGGGGATCTGGGCAGGCGGTGACCCTACTAACCAACCGGGCACGATAGAATGGGCAGGTGGACTCACGGACTTCACGCAGGCTCCTTTCTCCATGGACGTCTCGAAGATCGTCGTCGCGGATTACTCCTCGGGGGACGAGTACGTGTATGGGGACAAGTCGGGGACTTGGCAGTCCATCCAGGCGAAGAATGGTGCGGTTTACGCTAGGTATAGCGAGGCACAGGAAGAATTTGCACAATTGGCCGCGGGTGGGAGCATCGAGCACTCGTCTACGATCCAACAGTCGTCAACGAGCAAAGCGAGTTCGACGAGTGTGACGAGTTCAACGAGCAAGGTAACTTCGACAAGCAAGGCAACCTCGAGTGTGCACTCATCTGCTGCTCCAACTTCAACCTCGACTTCAACATCCCCAAAGTCAAGTGCCCACACTTCCAGTGTCGTGTCTACCAAGTCTACTAAGAAGTCCAGTACTCCCGTATCTACCAAGAAGTCCACTACAACGACGCCCAGCTCGAGACGCACCTCCACGCTGACGCCGACGACATCGGACACGGCCCCCGCTGAACAGCGTGCTGTGTCCTCAGCGACGTCTGAGACGCCCACAAGCTCATCTGCAAGCTCATCTGCAAGCTCATCTGCAAGCTCACCTGCGACTTCATCTACAACCTCCGCCTCCTCCACGGCAAGCGTCCGGGCATCCACTGGCGGCGCCGCCCCCATCATTGCATCCACACCCGCCTGGCAGATGctcgcagcagcagcagtcgCCGCAGCGGCCCTCGTGTAA
- the RPC17 gene encoding DNA-directed RNA polymerase III subunit RPC17 (similar to Saccharomyces cerevisiae RPC17 (YJL011C); ancestral locus Anc_5.160) encodes MRILDPRDAFLADYEVLQFLTQLQRKHKWDPAGVDTQQQQQQQFRRGVYHNPPLEAITRDTVAYLSQNRNVVAVPGDGDGDETAQTAKSGITRLTDATFSELMRELNSYELLKVEKLQIVNQLPTNMVHLFALVEECDARFSEEQIDAMLATVARYTQAS; translated from the coding sequence ATGAGGATACTGGACCCCCGCGATGCGTTCCTCGCAGACTACGAAGTGTTACAGTTTCTGACACAACTACAACGGAAACACAAGTGGGACCCAGCTGGTGTCGACacccaacagcagcagcagcagcagttccGTCGTGGCGTGTACCACAACCCGCCGCTGGAGGCTATCACTCGGGATACAGTGGCGTACCTCTCCCAGAACCGCAACGTCGTGGCCGTGCCaggtgacggtgacggtgacgaaACGGCGCAGACTGCAAAGAGCGGGATCACAAGGCTCACGGATGCCACGTTTAGCGAATTGATGCGGGAATTGAACAGTTACGAACtgttgaaagtggagaAGTTACAGATCGTGAATCAGTTGCCCACGAATATGGTGCACCTGTTTGCGCTCGTCGAAGAATGCGACGCCCGATTCTCAGAGGAACAGATCGATGCAATGCTTGCGACCGTGGCACGGTACACGCAAGCATCGTAG
- the VTC4 gene encoding Vtc4p (similar to Saccharomyces cerevisiae VTC4 (YJL012C); ancestral locus Anc_5.161): MKFGETLSRSLIRQYSYYYIAYDDLKHDLEDKLEQHDDRWDGTLETEFLEKLEVELDKVYTFCKVKHGEVVRRVKDVQEEVQRTVALLDSSTPPTEVDFEVLEEELSDIIADIHDMAKFSRLNYSGFQKIIKKHDKKTGFVLKPVFQVRLDAKPFFKENYDELVVKISQLYDFVRTSGKPIKGDSAAGGKQQNFVRQTTKYWVHPDNITELKLIILKHLPVLVFNTNKEFEREDSAITSIYFDNDSLDLYYGRLRKDEGAEAHRLRWYGGMGTDTIFVERKTHREDWTGEKSVKARFALKEKHVNAFLRGEYTVEQVFQKMRKEGKKSAKEIESLEALATEIQYVMLTKRLRPVVRSFYNRTAFQLPGDARVRISLDTELTMVREDNFDGKNRTHGNWRRTDIGVDWPFNQVEDGDICRFPYAVLEVKLQTQLGQEPPEWVRELVGSHLVEPVPKFSKFIHGVATLLNDKVESIPYWLPQMDVDIRKPQIQTQIDITRPARSDDEAEDGDDDVDDDDDAALVAAMTHAPGNSLDIEEGGYGSIVPAPSTQQHLPSANAAYYRGKITRASNSISRKYYQTAAFFDHYFNGDQISKVPRDTVFDTQVVAPHGKSICVPVRVEPKVYFATERTFLSWLTIAIVLGGVSTTLVTYGTRTSMVASVGFFITSLVTIVHTTVVYARRVVNIRMKRAVDYEDKFGPKLICGCLFLAVLFSFFCNY, encoded by the coding sequence ATGAAGTTCGGGGAGACGCTGAGCAGGTCGCTGATCAGGCAGTACAGTTACTACTACATAGCGTACGATGATTTGAAGCACGACTTGGAGGACAAGCTGGAGCAACACGACGACCGGTGGGATGGGACCCTCGAGACGGAATTCCTTGAGAAGTTAGAGGTGGAGTTGGACAAAGTGTACACGTTCTGCAAAGTGAAGCACGGGGAGGTTGTGCGGCGGGTGAAGGACGTGCAGGAGGAGGTGCAGCGGACGGTTGCGTTGCTGGACTCGAGCACGCCTCCGACGGAGGTCGATTTCGAGGTCCTGGAGGAGGAACTCAGCGATATCATCGCTGATATACACGACATGGCGAAGTTCTCGAGGCTCAATTACTCTGGGTTCCAGAAGATCATCAAGAAACACGACAAGAAGACCGGGTTCGTGTTGAAACCCGTGTTCCAAGTGCGGCTGGACGCAAAacctttcttcaaggagaACTACGATGAACTTGTAGTCAAGATATCCCAACTGTACGATTTCGTCAGGACTTCGGGGAAACCGATCAAGGGGGACTCCGCCGCAGGTGGGAAACAACAGAACTTCGTCAGACAGACCACGAAATACTGGGTCCACCCGGATAACATCACAGAGTTGAAACTGATCATCTTGAAACACTTGCCCGTGCTTGTGTTCAACACGAACAAAGAGTTCGAGAGAGAGGACTCGGCGATCACCTCGATCTACTTTGACAACGACTCGCTCGACTTGTATTACGGAAGACTCAGGAAGGATGAAGGTGCCGAGGCACATAGACTCAGATGGTACGGTGGGATGGGTACAGATACCATCTTTGTCGAGAGGAAGACCCACAGGGAGGACTGGACTGGGGAGAAGTCAGTGAAGGCGCGGTTCGCCCTCAAGGAGAAACACGTTAACGCGTTCCTCAGGGGCGAGTACACCGTCGAACAAGTGTTCCAAAAGATGCGCaaggaggggaagaagTCCGCCAAGGAGATCGAGTCCCTCGAGGCGCTCGCGACGGAGATCCAGTATGTTATGCTCACAAAGAGACTCAGACCAGTCGTTAGGTCCTTCTACAACAGAACTGCGTTCCAACTCCCAGGAGACGCTAGGGTCAGAATCTCTCTCGACACGGAACTGACCATGGTCAGAGAGGATAACTTTGACGGTAAGAACCGCACTCACGGCAACTGGAGACGCACGGATATCGGTGTCGACTGGCCCTTCAACCAAGTGGAGGACGGCGATATATGCAGGTTCCCCTACGCGGTGCTCGAGGTCAAATTGCAAACTCAGCTAGGTCAGGAACCACCAGAGTGGGTCAGAGAACTCGTCGGGTCACACCTCGTGGAACCCGTCCCGAAGTTCTCCAAGTTCATCCATGGGGTGGCCACTTTGCTCAACGACAAAGTAGAGTCCATTCCTTACTGGCTGCCACAGATGGACGTAGACATTAGGAAACCACAGATCCAAACGCAAATCGATATCACGAGACCAGCTAGATCCGACGACGAAGCGGAAGACGGAGACGACGacgttgatgatgatgacgacgcTGCGCTCGTCGCAGCCATGACCCATGCCCCGGGGAACTCGCTGGATATCGAGGAAGGTGGCTACGGGTCCATTGTACCAGCTCCATCTACACAGCAGCATTTGCCCAGTGCCAACGCCGCGTACTACCGCGGGAAGATCACACGTGCGTCGAACAGCATCTCCAGGAAGTACTACCAGACGGCGGCGTTCTTCGACCACTACTTCAACGGAGACCAGATCTCAAAAGTACCAAGGGACACGGTCTTCGACACACAAGTGGTTGCCCCCCATGGCAAGTCGATCTGTGTGCCCGTTCGTGTGGAACCCAAAGTCTACTTCGCCACGGAGAGGACTTTCCTCTCCTGGCTCACGATCGCCATCGTGCTCGGCGGGGTGTCGACGACACTGGTCACGTACGGCACACGCACGTCAATGGTCGCGTCCGTCGGGTTCTTCATCACGTCACTCGTCACCATCGTCCACACAACTGTGGTCTACGCCCGCAGAGTCGTCAACATCAGAATGAAGAGGGCCGTCGACTACGAGGATAAGTTCGGACCAAAACTGATCTGCGGGTGCCTCTTCCTCGCCGTCCTCTTCTCATTCTTCTGCAACTACTGA
- the RRM3 gene encoding DNA helicase (similar to Saccharomyces cerevisiae RRM3 (YHR031C); ancestral locus Anc_5.275) encodes MQRSKPFGANGSSQKPRQKSICTFFSSAKSPGANGISRASPQVQSGSAKDPITLNGPVPKLVRTSSSALFSYSQGSFDEENRDEELKRLVTVPQLNNFKRTASSLSRQPSFPRSNSSLSASSAASPTKIERRVVQLEDEQFREVTNVTTGRRQLSFTSTQMDNVPATSTQLSQPMVSLPEKRPLSGGLNLSNAKRLKPITNNRGGAKHANGTSGSLQGAKNDQPMVRLTREQEYVVELIVKRRMNVFYTGSAGTGKSVILRNIVSKLSKLYGEECVAVTASTGLAAATIGGVTLHKWSSIGIGNRPLDVYVKKLTRQRESLMVWRKTKVLIVDEVSMIDGNFLTKLEFIARALRRNERPFGGIQLVFTGDFFQLPPVTKRDAQVVSQFCFETEAWRRCIEKTILLKKVFRQQDDELIDILNSIRFGEIEKDMTRAIRSLEREVKYEDGIMPTEIYATRREVESSNARQLHNLPGSTYKYDAEDVAPREMMPMLDSVVMAEKVLVLKEDAQVMMLKNRPDVDLVNGTLGKVLFFTTERLSRKFIEMFKTIDEDTVLDMRIVSQAIAKRQIHESQGFQQALQQRPLSRYQRLQTMINHAMNESPSERVYPFVRWSTGKSKRYHELVLPDVFAVDLPGNHTGLQRTQLPVMLCWALSIHKAQGQTIPRLKVDLRNIFEAGQVYVALSRAVSRDSIQVTNFNPSKIRANEKVKQFYRNLETVN; translated from the coding sequence ATGCAAAGAAGTAAGCCCTTTGGTGCCAATGGTAGTTCTCAGAAACCGAGACAGAAGAGCATTTGCACGTTCTTTTCTAGCGCGAAGAGTCCCGGTGCCAATGGTATTAGTCGCGCGTCGCCCCAGGTTCAGTCTGGCTCTGCCAAGGATCCCATCACTCTGAATGGACCTGTCCCGAAGCTGGTACGGACCTCTTCCTCGGCGCTGTTCTCGTACAGCCAAGGGTCATTTGACGAGGAGAACAGAGACGAAGAGTTGAAGCGGTTGGTGACCGTTCCgcaattgaacaatttcaaGAGAACCGCGTCGAGTCTGTCCAGACAGCCCAGTTTCCCCCGGTCAAACTCGTCTCTGTCGGCATCGTCAGCGGCGTCCCCAACAAAGATTGAAAGACGGGTCGTGCAATTGGAGGACGAGCAATTCAGAGAGGTCACTAACGTTACCACTGGCCGCAGGCAATTGTCCTTCACAAGTACTCAAATGGATAACGTCCCGGCCACCTCTACTCAGCTGTCACAGCCCATGGTTTCTCTACCGGAGAAGAGACCCCTGAGCGGTGGGCTCAACTTAAGCAACGCGAAGAGGCTGAAACCGATCACCAATAACCGCGGAGGTGCGAAACACGCAAATGGCACATCAGGATCCTTGCAGGGAGCAAAGAATGATCAGCCCATGGTCAGACTTACTCGAGAACAAGAGTACGTAGTGGAATTGATCGTCAAGAGGCGGATGAACGTTTTCTACACTGGTTCTGCTGGGACTGGGAAATCAGTGATACTGAGGAACATTGTGTCCAAGTTGAGCAAGCTTTACGGTGAAGAATGTGTCGCTGTGACCGCTTCGACTGGTCTCGCGGCGGCGACCATCGGCGGTGTCACTTTGCATAAGTGGTCCAGCATTGGGATTGGGAACAGGCCGCTGGACGTGTacgtcaagaaactgacCCGTCAGAGGGAGTCCCTCATGGTGTGGCGGAAAACCAAAGTTCTCATCGTCGATGAGGTGTCCATGATCGACGGTAACTTTCTAACCAAGTTGGAATTCATCGCAAGGGCGCTTAGAAGGAATGAGAGGCCCTTTGGAGGGATCCAGCTTGTGTTCACTGGTGATTTCTTCCAGCTGCCACCGGTGACGAAGCGGGACGCACAGGTCGTGTCGCAGTTCTGCTTCGAGACGGAGGCGTGGAGACGGTGCATCGAGAAGACGATCCTGCTTAAAAAAGTGTTCAGACAGCAAGACGATGAGCTGATCGATATCTTGAATAGTATACGGTTTGGCGAGATCGAGAAGGACATGACAAGAGCGATCAGGAGTCTCGAGCGCGAGGTCAAGTACGAGGACGGGATCATGCCCACGGAGATCTACGCGACTCGTCGCGAAGTGGAATCCTCGAACGCAAGACAGTTACACAATCTTCCCGGTAGCACGTACAAGTACGACGCGGAGGACGTCGCTCCGCGGGAAATGATGCCGATGCTGGACTCTGTTGTGATGGCGGAGAAAGTGCTtgtgttgaaggaggacgCACAGGtgatgatgttgaagaacagacCGGACGTCGACTTGGTCAACGGGACTTTGGGGAAAgtgctcttcttcaccacTGAACGGCTCTCGCGTAAGTTCATCGAGATGTTCAAAACGATCGACGAGGACACAGTGTTGGATATGCGGATTGTGAGCCAGGCGATAGCGAAACGGCAGATCCACGAATCTCAGGGGTTCCAGCAGGCACTGCAGCAGCGGCCCCTCTCACGGTACCAGCGTCTGCAGACGATGATCAACCACGCGATGAACGAGAGCCCAAGCGAGCGGGTGTACCCGTTCGTGAGGTGGTCCACGGGGAAAAGCAAGCGGTACCACGAGCTTGTGCTCCCGGATGTCTTTGCCGTGGACCTCCCAGGAAACCACACTGGGCTGCAACGGACGCAGTTGCCCGTGATGCTGTGCTGGGCACTCTCGATCCACAAGGCGCAGGGCCAAACGATACCACGGTTGAAGGTCGACCTCAGAAATATCTTCGAGGCGGGGCAAGTCTACGTCGCACTCTCCAGAGCCGTCTCCAGAGACAGCATCCAGGTCACGAACTTCAACCCGAGCAAGATCCGTGCCAACGAGAAGGTGAAACAGTTCTACCGGAACCTCGAGACCGTCAACTGA
- the SLT2 gene encoding mitogen-activated serine/threonine-protein kinase SLT2 (similar to Saccharomyces cerevisiae SLT2 (YHR030C) and YKL161C; ancestral locus Anc_5.274) encodes MDENVERHTFKVFNQDFTVDRRFQLIKEIGHGAYGIVCSARFSEAVEDTTVAIKKVTNVFLKTLLCKRSLRELKLLRHFRGHKNITCLYDTDVVFYPDGSFNGLYLYEELMECDMHQIIKSNQHLTDAHYQSFIYQILCGLKYIHSADVLHRDLKPGNLLVNADCQLKICDFGLARGYSENPVQNNQFLTEYVATRWYRAPEIMLSYQGYTKAIDVWSTGCILAEFLGGKPIFKGKDYVNQLNRILQVLGTPPDETLKRIGSKNVQDYIHQLGFIPKIPFSSLYPEANPQALDLLEKMLTFDPQERITVDEALEHPYLSIWHDPADEPVCSEKFEFSFEAVNDLDELKQMVINEVQDFRLFVRQPLLEEEEEQQRQEDEMIDQQQQQEQQQQQQQQQQQIPIDANMKPGGNPSASLSAFGILSENLPLHNEDDYPPRPQENLLETPMGLGASNGLPSDLDNDFLDLEKELEFGLDRNYQ; translated from the coding sequence ATGGACGAGAACGTGGAGAGACACACTTTTAAAGTGTTCAACCAGGATTTCACTGTCGACAGGAGGTTCCAGCTGATTAAAGAGATTGGGCATGGTGCGTACGGTATTGTGTGCTCTGCGCGGTTTTCTGAGGCTGTGGAGGACACGACGGTGGCGATCAAGAAGGTGACGAACgtgtttttgaagacgCTGCTATGTAAGAGGTCGCTGCGGGAACTGAAGCTGCTGAGACACTTCAGGGGCCACAAGAACATTACTTGTTTGTACGACACGGATGTGGTGTTCTATCCGGATGGGAGTTTCAACGGGTTGTATCTGTACGAGGAGCTGATGGAGTGTGACATGCACCAGATCATCAAGTCGAATCAGCACTTGACCGATGCACACTACCAGTCATTCATATACCAGATCCTGTGTGGGTTGAAATACATCCACTCCGCCGATGTGCTGCACCGTGATTTGAAACCGGGGAACCTGCTCGTCAACGCGGACTGCCAGTTGAAGATCTGCGATTTTGGTCTCGCAAGAGGGTACTCTGAAAACCCAGTCCAAAATAACCAGTTCCTCACCGAGTATGTGGCAACGAGATGGTACAGGGCACCGGAGATCATGCTGAGCTACCAGGGATACACCAAGGCGATCGATGTCTGGTCTACAGGTTGCATTCTCGCGGAATTCCTTGGGGGGAAACCCATATTCAAGGGTAAAGATTACGTGAACCAGTTGAACCGAATATTACAAGTGCTGGGGACGCCGCCGGACGAAACTTTGAAACGTATTGGATCGAAAAACGTACAAGACTATATTCACCAGTTGGGGTTTATACCTAAGATACCCTTCTCGTCGCTGTACCCAGAGGCGAACCCGCAAGCATTGGACCTTCTGGAGAAGATGTTGACGTTTGATCCACAGGAGAGAATCACGGTGGATGAGGCCCTGGAACACCCGTACTTGTCGATATGGCACGACCCAGCGGATGAACCGGTATGTTCCGAAAAATTCGAGTTCAGTTTTGAAGCGGTTAACGACTTGGACgagttgaaacagatggTGATTAACGAAGTTCAGGATTTCAGATTATTTGTGAGACAACCGCTGCtcgaggaagaagaagaacagcagaggcaagaagatgagatgatagaccaacagcaacaacaagagcagcagcagcagcagcagcaacagcagcaacaaatCCCGATCGATGCGAACATGAAGCCTGGTGGCAATCCGTCAGCGTCTCTATCCGCATTTGGGATCCTCTCAGAAAATCTCCCCTTGCATAACGAGGACGACTATCCTCCTCGACCACAAGAAAACCTACTGGAGACACCCATGGGGTTGGGAGCCTCCAACGGTTTGCCATCGGACCTGGATAACGACTTCCTCGACCTGGAAaaggaattggaatttGGCCTCGACAGGAACTACCAGTAA
- the YHI9 gene encoding Yhi9p (similar to Saccharomyces cerevisiae YHI9 (YHR029C); ancestral locus Anc_5.273) codes for MSRHLPFKQVDVFTTVPYKGNPVAVINCMGIDESEVTKEQLQSVANWTNLSETTFLFKPTDGKSDYKLRIFTPVSELPFAGHPTVGSCKAFLEFTNQSESQETRTFHQQCGVGSVELTVSPGKISFKAAQTAIEELDDAVVAQYEAALGISTVAKPKLLRVGPNWVVLLTDDAQACYNANPDFAKLAEIDASHGHSGVILGGAKGDGEHSYEMRAFAPSLNVKEDPVCGSGALSFIRYLQELNGYSEPTEISISQGGRLGRNGQISGLIKTKSGTTTTYHIGGDAVTAIEGQILL; via the coding sequence ATGTCTCGTCACTTACCTTTCAAACAAGTGGACGTCTTCACAACTGTCCCCTACAAGGGCAACCCTGTCGCCGTGATCAATTGCATGGGGATCGATGAATCTGAAGTCACGAAGGAACAGTTACAATCTGTCGCCAATTGGACCAACTTATCGGAAACAACTTTCCTGTTCAAGCCCACCGATGGCAAGAGCGACTACAAGTTGCGCATTTTCACTCCAGTGAGTGAGCTACCCTTTGCTGGCCACCCGACCGTCGGATCATGTAAAGCGTTCCTCGAGTTTACAAACCAGAGCGAGTCACAGGAAACCAGGACTTTCCACCAGCAGTGCGGTGTTGGTAGTGTCGAGTTGACCGTCTCCCCGGGGAAgatctccttcaaagcagCGCAGACTGCAATTGAGGAGCTCGACGATGCCGTTGTGGCCCAGTACGAAGCTGCGCTGGGTATCAGTACTGTGGCTAAACCCAAGTTGCTGAGAGTCGGGCCCAATTGGGTCGTCCTTCTAACAGATGACGCCCAAGCCTGCTACAATGCCAACCCTGATTTCGCGAAGTTGGCAGAGATTGACGCCTCACACGGTCACTCTGGGGTCATCCTCGGCGGGGCCAAGGGTGACGGGGAGCACAGCTACGAGATGAGGGCATTTGCACCATCGCTAAACGTCAAGGAGGACCCAGTATGTGGGTCCGGTGCGTTATCATTCATCAGATACTTGCAAGAACTGAACGGCTACTCTGAACCGACGGAGATTAGCATCAGCCAAGGTGGTAGACTGGGCCGGAATGGCCAAATCAGCGGCCTCATTAAAACCAAATCTGGTACCACTACCACTTACCACATTGGTGGAGACGCTGTGACTGCCATTGAGGGCCAGATACTGCTGTAA